Proteins from one Bactrocera neohumeralis isolate Rockhampton chromosome 3, APGP_CSIRO_Bneo_wtdbg2-racon-allhic-juicebox.fasta_v2, whole genome shotgun sequence genomic window:
- the LOC126751937 gene encoding pneumococcal serine-rich repeat protein isoform X5 has protein sequence MEVATTNTHHHNHHHHHQQHQHLGHQLHHPAHRLPMAKAQPQQQQNSLIVSSALSAASDSATRNGNSGGSPRSPFQREVREWQRIDPDTGALLSGRLEADRWINGPLNSYGKISDSQNISQPNGTQHTQRKQLEVLQKRTANGAVQVIRAQTVQTSSSRSWSSSNSNSASTSASASASASPICMQTNAIGGRSILHNHNNSTNNHTNNNNSINSSSKHFHSTLQQHLAEANTHWLQLSPPTIAATVDISEVSTDDDLDKAAATIAETQYIVDDGEIDDDAAGDGNGDSVGGGGGGGVDVDAVPCNYSISRSGSAGSGSGGSKGHALSSSAASSSSTLHSQSSGLLVPDTAPSLKLSNLMKSSSGGSSSSNNSTKLNTHKSAVGKVSLHAIVGGGGGGAAVGDSNNNNKTNNSGRVNNDLTESPKSTATTTKSSSEALSGTKTWQSQPQPQQQRSNARHLEQATLYGQNSNSSKTRVGVADCDDCYAVVADADEPQPRYHQHHLQTQQQLRRQQQQSGGLLSETATPTRRRDLESFRLYGDSTAASAISASATAGAATADDNAKADDLRLSTRQLRRQQQPFGQLSSNALLQRSHSISTDDLSNEWETNEAVAESNEWRRVSKLRRSFQSSSTPNNGANSNKDSAAQEPTSSIRRPYDLPASTVSVSRIRAELESGRRLTTAMRNNHVDLAALESILHGPEKSTDASKRNTLLTAESLKEIRGRLKKLSDESLYKDDFIAYQQPPSADEHIEVQQSVRRKLSTPRLRQLTPEESLEISTPTQQPSSAFKVVGATHKANDNNETLKNLNQKHTSNSLESRQKATRDTSSTEWHSRRKSYGFEKMSPPDSKTMYRMDASTDSGLGRSGELGNWSPTEAAASTAARATVIHFGEPAKTVTSAHYRAGKSPVRRTPDEDLLKRHSIAVDESQYVRDNLRKTSQVHLNGFYEPAEPAAKTTLQLSRFEDNVAECNQGLSTGSTLFQRTQNAQKRVEFCKTEVHFAAESGRVNIVETDGKPPPTNNFRRRRRTTSGPLQTLTKTASTAATTTTAVSTAAATATTASNVTHFGDDHQQRHRTIATSVVAYKASLMEPPTVLNDAQAMPATTSVTVSVQKLSDSQHAEGSRGSYASTTSGVDTTDNENDEIAAIRGILKNKPIKPKPYHLGENIDSADALWGIQLKPVSGGGSSAVGVREKEDSPTAALNKSVAERVRIVEKRHEHSAPNGYSTKINLSLDEPAAVRDWPSAGAPKLMTNTDSQSITNNTNRRPSAQELILQDLREHQRMLDEGLKSTSLIIKTMRSANEFDEAMRRLSIASMESTTMPPIVVPTPMLRSNSYQETVRRYSNTSLESTERELTTQTVVNTSSSAASLAAATISRRLSFESQSAFVTPLSLPPAPLVAPRLKLLGSTEVTVSQQLSQLRRMYDIATQNANDEDTADSADEEVKSYFCPREQTEQSDSGGGTLESSSQEDERAVEYSSGSWSRMKAKRTIWKIEAEERKAVPAVLDKADLPKSNIMSIELHSPQTSLDKRDSFKRNQTPPVAKPRTVSNAVSANEHPQIHVATTVKQTADRFTTAEQQRESLKIVKEARGARKLREHELSYFGVPHAHKHDDNETKPKLLPNGNSNTMSMSKRTLPSRQRLTVIGNDDTKSMRRHEANHTDRTTTNTVSETTDAQTKAQTATKWQLLNDKPDLLRHSPIAVEPQLTRRTADVQQRERNSTSVERNKRMSTKELHLEDELNDVNEADDPDEHFYENITNEITPVFKVKSPQPYDRKMDVERDAYILNEMNENADLTMKALSDEAAHKDRRRRRSSLHRRDSKPLETIEEKMHTQKTSDSFIAVKMSRGTLASEAKRHARNDKNTRVRTSSQSSVESCPRARSRSLSSEREYENIRTPKTTRTPSSAATKTQSKTTSKQQHRSSSRESQRSARLPYSSGDEVNPREEQRVRMKSKRSSNTTSGTTGRGSAERRSSNSTKKDTEKHGHHSTTTSSRDVEQRRRAASSTTHASQREERAECVTVPPQQRTASSGRSSSSKRRDDHATSNTATSGSSSGRHSSSRTATEKSRSSANAGVRLLRSLRVGRSTDDAKVSSTEHRASGHRSTSEREREKAHEKEREKESQSKSRDIVKARKL, from the exons ATATCCGATTCCCAAAACATCTCACAGCCGAATGGCACTCAACACACACAGCGCAAACAGCTCGAAGTGCTGCAGAAGCGCACCGCTAACGGTGCCGTACAAGTTATACGCGCACAAACCGTACAAACATCCTCATCCCGCTCATGGTCCTCGTCCAATTCCAATTCCGCCTCGACATCTGCCTCCGCCTCCGCCTCAGCATCGCCCATTTGCATGCAAACTAATGCTATTGGCGGTCGTAGCATATTGCACAatcacaacaacagcacaaataatcacaccaacaacaacaacagcattaaTAGCAGCAGCAAACATTTTCATAGCACATTGCAACAGCATTTAGCTGAGGCAAACACTCATTGGCTGCAACTATCGCCGCCAACGATTGCCGCCACTGTGGACATCAGCGAAGTCAGCACGGATGATGATCTCGATAAGGCAGCTGCAACAATTGCCGAAACACAGTACATTGTTGACGATGGCGAGATCGATGATGACGCTGCCGGTGATGGCAATGGCGATAgcgttggtggtggtggtggtggtggcgttgACGTCGACGCTGTGCCATGCAATTATTCAATTAGTCGCAGTGGCAGCGCGGGCAGTGGTAGCGGCGGCAGCAAAGGTCACGCTCTGTCATCATCGGCCGCATCGTCGTCATCCACATTGCATTCGCAGTCGTCAGGGTTGCTGGTGCCCGATACGGCGCCAAGCTTGAAATTGAGTAATCTCATG AaaagcagcagcggcggcagcagcagcagcaacaactccACAAAACTGAACACCCACAAGAGTGCGGTCGGTAAGGTGAGCCTACATGCAATTGTtggcggcggtggtggcggtGCTGCTGTCGGcgatagcaacaataacaacaaaaccaacaacagcgGTCGCGTCAACAATGACTTAACAGAGTCACCAAaaagcacagcaacaacaacgaaaagtTCAAGCGAAGCATTGAGTGGTACAAAAACGTGGCAGTCACAGCcgcagccgcagcagcagcgTAGTAACGCTCGTCATTTGGAACAAGCTACTCTATATGGCCAAAACAGCAATTCATCCAAAACGCGTGTAGGCGTCGCTGATTGCGATGATTGTTATGCGGTTGTGGCTGACGCAGATGAGCCGCAGCCGCgctaccaccaacaccaccttCAAACGCAGCAGCAGCTACgtagacaacaacagcaaagcggTGGTTTGCTAAGTGAAACGGCAACACCAACGCGTCGACGTGACTTGGAAAGTTTCCGGCTTTACGGTGACTCGACCGCAGCGTCGGCAATAAGCGCGTCAGCGACGGCAGGCGCGGCAACGGCGGATGACAACGCCAAAGCCGATGATTTACG CTTATCCACGCGTCAGTTGCGTCGTCAGCAGCAACCATTTGGTCAGCTGTCCAGCAACGCCTTGCTACAACGTTCCCATTCCATTTCTACGGACGACCTCAGCAACGAGTGGGAGACCAACGAAGCGGTCGCCGAGTCGAATGAGTGGCGACGTGTCAGCAAGTTGCGACGCTCCTTTCAATCATCCTCTACACCGAACAACGGCGCCAATAGTAACAAAGATTCAGCTGCACAAGAGCCGACGAGCTCTATACGCCGTCCCTACGATCTACCCGCCAGTACGGTGAGCGTTTCACGTATACGCGCCGAACTCGAAAGCGGACGACGTTTAACAACAGCTATGCGTAATAATCATGTGGATCTGGCGGCACTAGAGAGTATATTGCATGGACCGGAAAAATCGACAGACGCCAGTAAACGCAATACGCTGCTTACCGCCGAGTCATTGAAAGAGATACGTGGACGTCTAAAGAAATTATCGGATGAGTCATTGTATAAGGACGACTTTATAGCATATCAACAACCGCCGTCAGCCGATGAACACATTGAAGTGCAACAGAGCGTGCGTCGCAAGTTGTCCACACCACGTTTGCGTCAATTGACGCCGGAAGAGTCGCTCGAGATTTCAACGCCAACACAGCAACCGTCGTCGGCCTTCAAAGTTGTGGGCGCAACGCACAAAGCAAACGACAACAACGaaactttaaaaaacttaaaccaaaaacACACCTCAAACAGTTTGGAGTCTCGTCAAAAGGCTACCAGAGATACCAGTTCCACAGAGTGGCATTCGCGTCGCAAATCGTATGGTTTCGAGAAGATGTCGCCACCGGACAGCAAGACCATGTATCGCATGGACGCATCCACTGATAGCGGACTTGGGCGTTCCGGCGAACTGGGCAATTGGTCACCCACGGAAGCAGCAGCGTCCACAGCAGCACGCGCCACAGTCATACACTTCGGTGAACCCGCCAAAACAGTCACGTCAGCACATTATCGCGCTGGTAAGTCGCCGGTGCGTCGCACACCAGACGAGGATTTGCTCAAACGTCACTCGATCGCTGTCGATGAGAGTCAATATGTGCGCGATAACTTGCGTAAAACCTCACAGGTGCATTTGAATGGTTTCTACGAGCCCGCTGAGCCGGCTGCCAAAACCACACTGCAGCTAAGTCGTTTTGAAGACAATGTTGCGGAGTGCAATCAAGGTTTGAGCACCGGCTCCACACTCTTCCAGCGCACACAGAATGCACAGAAACGTGTCGAATTTTGCAAAACCGAGGTACATTTCGCCGCCGAATCGGGACGTGTCAATATCGTCGAAACCGATGGTAAACCGCCACCAACCAATAATTTCCGCCGGCGTCGTCGCACCACAAGTGGCCCACTACAAACGCTTACCAAAACCGCCAGCACAGCGGCGACAACTACAACAGCAGTGAGCACAGCAGCAGCCACAGCCACAACCGCTAGTAATGTTACACATTTCGGTGATGATCATCAGCAGCGGCATCGTACAATTGCCACATCGGTGGTGGCGTATAAAGCATCACTAATGGAACCACCAACTGTGCTCAATGACGCACAAGCGATGCCGGCCACAACTAGTGTAACAGTATCGGTGCAAAAGCTAAGCGATTCGCAGCACGCGGAGGGTTCGCGTGGCAGCTACGCCTCAACCACCAGTGGTGTGGATACGACCGACAATGAAAATGACGAAATCGCCGCTATACGTGGCATACTCAAGAATAAACCGATAAAACCGAAACCTTATCATTTGGGTGAGAACATCGACAGCGCAGATGCCTTGTGGGGTATACAGCTGAAGCCTGTGTCAGGTGGCGGTAGCAGCGCCGTCGGCGTACGCGAAAAAG AAGACTCACCCACTGCTGCGCTAAATAAATCCGTTGCGGAGCGCGTACGCATTGTGGAGAAACGTCACGAGCATAGCGCTCCCAATGGCTACTCTACAAAGATCAATTTGAGTCTGGACGAGCCAGCAGCGGTACGCGATTGGCCCAGCGCAG GTGCTCCCAAGCTAATGACAAACACTGACAGCCAATCCATAACCAACAACACAAATCGACGTCCCAGCGCACAAGAGCTCATACTACAAGATCTGCGCGAACATCAACGCATGCTCGACGAGGGACTCAAGTCCACATCGCTCAtcatcaaaacaatgcgttcGGCAAATGAGTTTGACGAAGCTATGCGACGCTTAAGCATCGCTTCAATGGAGTCGACTACAATGCCACCAATTGTTGTGCCCACACCAATGTTGCGTTCGAATAGCTATCAAGAGACTGTACGTCGTTATTCCAACACCTCCTTGGAGAGCACAGAACGCGAGTTAACTACACAAACCGTAGTTAATACGAGTAGTAGTGCTGCGTCATTAGCAGCGGCCACAATTAGTCGTAGATTGTCGTTCGAAAGTCAAAGTGCCTTCGTGACACCGTTAAGTCTGCCACCTGCACCGCTAGTGGCACCACGACTGAAACTGCTCGGCAGCACTGAGGTAACTGTAAGTCAGCAACTGTCACAGTTACGACGCATGTATGATATTGCAACACAAAATGCAAACGATGAAGATACCGCGGACAGCGCAGACGAAGAGGTAAAGAGCTACTTTTGTCCGCGTGAGCAGACGGAACAAAGCGATAGTGGTGGCGGTACATTGGAGAGTTCGTCGCAGGAAGATGAGCGGGCTGTTGAATACTCTAGCGGTAGTTGGAGTCGCATGAAGGCGAAGCGCACGATTTGGAAAATTGAGGCGGAAGAACGCAAAGCGGTGCCAGCCGTGTTGGATAAAGCAG ATCTACCTAAATCCAATATCATGAGCATAGAACTACATTCACCCCAAACCTCGTTGGATAAACGGGATTCTTTCAAACGCAACCAAACGCCGCCGGTGGCCAAACCAAGAACTGTGAGCAATG CAGTCAGTGCCAACGAGCATCCACAGATACACGTGGCCACAACCGTTAAGCAAACAGCTGATCGTTTCACTACAGCCGAACAGCAACGCGAGTCGCTGAAAATTGTCAAAGAAGCACGTGGTGCACGTAAATTACGCGAACATGAACTCTCATACTTTGGCGTGCCGCACGCCCATAAACACGACGACAACGAAACCAAACCGAAACTGCTGCCGAATGGCAACTCAAATACGATGAGTATGTCAAAGCGTACGCTACCGTCACGTCAACGTTTAACTGTTATTGGTAACGATGATACGAAATCGATGCGCCGACATGAAGCTAATCATACAGATAGAACAACGACAAATACAGTTAGTGAAACAACAGATGCTCAAACGAAAGCACAAACGGCCACAAAATGGCAACTGTTGAATGACAAACCCGATCTATTACGACACAGTCCGATTGCTGTGGAACCACAATTGACACGACGTACAGCAGATGTGCAGCAACGTGAACGTAATAGCACATCCGTGGAACGTAACAAACGTATGAGCACGAAAGAGTTGCATTTAGAGGATGAGCTCAATGATGTTAATGAAGCTGATGATCCCGATGAACATTTTTATGAGAATATAACGAATGAAATAACACCCGTCTTCAAGGTGAAATCACCACAACCGTACGATCGGAAAATGGATGTGGAACGAGACGCATATATATTGAACGAGATGAATGAGAATGCCGATCTGACTATGAAG GCGCTCTCCGATGAGGCCGCCCATAAAGatcgacgacgacgacgatctTCGCTCCATAGACGCGACTCCAAACCACTCGAAACCATCGAAGAGAAAATGCACACACAAAAAACCAGCGACTCATTTATTGCTGTGAAAATGTCACGTGGCACCTTAGCCTCCGAAGCAAAGCGTCACGCACGTAACGATAAAAACACACGAGTACGTACTTCATCACAATCGTCGGTAGAAAGTTGTCCACGTGCACGTTCACGTTCACTCTCCAGCGAACGTGAGTACGAAAACATACGTACACCGAAAACGACACGTACACCCTCCAGCGCCGCAACGAAAACACAATCGAAGACTACTAGCAAACAGCAACATCGCTCCAGTTCACGCGAGTCGCAACGCTCTGCGCGCTTGCCATATTCATCGGGCGATGAGGTAAATCCACGCGAGGAACAACGCGTGCGCATGAAGAGTAAACGTAGCAGCAATACAACGAGCGGCACAACGGGTCGTGGTAGTGCTGAACGACGCAGCAGCAATAGTACTAAAAAGGATACGGAAAAGCACGGTCATcactcaacaacaacaagcagcagaGATGTTGAGCAGCGACGGCGCGCGGCCAGCAGCACTACGCATGCCTCTCAGCGAGAGGAACGCGCTGAGTGCGTGACTGTGCCGCCACAACAGCGCACCGCTAGCAGTggacgcagcagcagcagcaagcgcCGTGACGATCATGCGACAAGCAACACCGCCACCAGCGGTAGCAGCAGCGGACGTCACTCCAGCTCACGTACAGCCACGGAGAAATCACGCAGCAGCGCTAACGCCGGTGTGCGTCTGTTGCGTTCGTTACGCGTCGGACGCAGCACAGATGATGCGAAAGTGTCGAGCACGGAGCATCGCGCGTCAGGACATCGTTCGACCAGCGAGCGTGAGCGTGAGAAGGCACATGAGAAAGAGCGCGAAAAGGAGTCGCAGTCCAAATCGCGAG